The Sphingobacterium bambusae genome includes a window with the following:
- a CDS encoding cystathionine gamma-synthase encodes MKFATKAIHAGQEADPTTGAVMTPIYQTSTYKQASPGEHKGFEYSRGTNPTRKALEDCLAALENAQFGLAFASGMAATDTVLRLLKPGDEVLTGDDLYGGSYRIFTKVYAHYGIKFVFVNTSDPAELENALTEKTKLIWVETPTNPTLKIADIEAIGTIAKKHNVLYVVDNTFASPYLQNPLDLGADIVMHSATKYLNGHSDVVMGALLLNDEDLYKQLWFYYNAVGGTPGPQDAFLALRGLKTLHVRMKAHCENARLVASFLKDHPKVEKIYWPGFPDHPGHDLAKKQMRDFGGMISIVLRDADLQETFRIASRFQVFTLAESLGGVESLINHPASMTHGSIPKETREKVGVVDNLLRLSVGIEDWEDLIADLKQVLG; translated from the coding sequence ATGAAATTTGCAACGAAAGCTATACATGCAGGGCAGGAAGCCGATCCAACAACGGGCGCGGTTATGACCCCGATTTATCAAACATCCACTTATAAGCAAGCTTCACCTGGCGAACATAAAGGGTTTGAATATTCTCGTGGAACAAACCCGACGCGCAAAGCCTTGGAAGATTGTTTAGCGGCATTGGAAAACGCGCAGTTTGGTTTGGCATTCGCCAGTGGCATGGCCGCCACGGACACCGTGTTGCGCCTGTTGAAGCCGGGAGATGAAGTGCTTACTGGAGATGATTTGTATGGAGGTTCCTACCGCATTTTTACGAAAGTGTATGCGCACTACGGGATCAAGTTCGTTTTTGTCAATACATCCGATCCCGCGGAGCTGGAAAACGCACTGACCGAAAAAACGAAACTAATTTGGGTGGAAACCCCAACCAACCCAACGCTGAAAATTGCCGACATAGAGGCCATAGGTACTATCGCAAAAAAACATAACGTGCTTTACGTTGTCGATAATACCTTTGCTTCGCCATACCTACAAAATCCGTTAGACTTAGGTGCCGATATTGTGATGCACTCGGCAACGAAATATTTGAATGGACATTCCGATGTTGTCATGGGCGCTTTGCTGCTGAACGACGAGGACCTTTATAAGCAACTGTGGTTTTATTATAATGCAGTAGGAGGGACTCCGGGGCCACAAGATGCCTTTCTGGCTCTTCGCGGACTAAAGACCTTACACGTACGCATGAAAGCACACTGTGAAAATGCACGTTTAGTAGCTTCATTTCTGAAAGATCACCCAAAAGTAGAAAAAATTTACTGGCCGGGTTTTCCCGATCATCCGGGACACGATCTTGCTAAAAAGCAGATGCGTGATTTTGGCGGAATGATTTCCATCGTCCTGCGCGATGCCGATTTACAGGAAACCTTTCGCATAGCTTCACGGTTTCAGGTGTTTACCTTGGCCGAGTCGCTTGGAGGAGTGGAATCGCTTATCAATCATCCCGCTAGCATGACCCACGGCTCCATTCCTAAAGAAACGCGAGAAAAGGTAGGCGTTGTCGATAATTTGTTGCGGCTGTCTGTTGGCATTGAAGATTGGGAAGATCTAATCGCCGATCTGAAACAGGTATTGGGATAG
- the proS gene encoding proline--tRNA ligase, translating into MGKGITSRSEDYSQWYNDLVIKADLAENSAVRGCMVIKPYGYGIWERMQAILDKRFKETGHTNAYFPLFIPKSFFSKEAAHVEGFATECAVVTHYRLKNDGSGNIVVDEDAKLEEELIVRPTSETIIWNTYKGWVESYRDLPILVNQWANVVRWEMRTRLFLRTAEFLWQEGHTAHATREEAVEESERMLDVYAEFAEKILAVPVIRGRKTENERFAGALDTYCIEALMQDGKALQAGTSHFLGQNFAKAFDVKFTSKEGKQEHVWATSWGVSTRLMGALIMAHSDDQGLVLPPKLAPIQVVIVPIYKTDEEKAKIDSFVDELIREFKQKDISYKYDDRDTQRPGFKFAEWELKGVPLRIAVGARDLQNGTVELARRDTQTKETVAQEGLAVIIENTLDIIQENIYQKALQYRDSHITEVDSYEAFKDVLENKGGFISCHWDGTVETEKRVKEETKATIRCIPLDAQQEDGVCIFTGKPSTQRVLFAKAY; encoded by the coding sequence ATGGGAAAAGGAATAACAAGCCGGAGTGAGGACTATTCGCAGTGGTATAATGATTTAGTGATCAAGGCTGATTTGGCCGAAAATTCGGCGGTACGCGGCTGTATGGTCATTAAACCCTACGGTTACGGTATATGGGAACGGATGCAGGCCATTTTGGATAAACGATTCAAAGAAACAGGACATACCAATGCTTATTTTCCCTTATTTATTCCCAAGTCTTTTTTTTCCAAAGAAGCGGCACACGTAGAGGGGTTTGCCACGGAATGTGCAGTGGTAACACACTATCGTTTGAAAAATGATGGATCCGGTAATATTGTCGTTGATGAAGACGCTAAGTTGGAAGAGGAGCTGATTGTTCGGCCGACATCTGAAACCATCATTTGGAATACGTATAAAGGATGGGTAGAATCTTACCGGGATCTACCGATATTGGTGAACCAATGGGCGAATGTTGTCCGCTGGGAGATGCGTACACGTCTGTTTCTTCGGACGGCAGAATTTCTATGGCAAGAAGGCCACACTGCACATGCTACGCGTGAGGAAGCAGTAGAAGAGTCTGAACGTATGTTGGACGTTTATGCGGAATTTGCAGAGAAAATCCTTGCTGTTCCGGTTATCCGCGGACGCAAAACCGAAAATGAACGCTTTGCCGGCGCCCTTGATACCTATTGTATCGAAGCACTGATGCAAGATGGAAAGGCACTGCAGGCTGGGACCTCACACTTCTTGGGGCAGAATTTCGCGAAGGCGTTCGATGTGAAATTTACTTCTAAAGAAGGAAAGCAAGAGCATGTTTGGGCTACTTCGTGGGGCGTGTCAACACGACTGATGGGCGCATTGATTATGGCTCATTCTGATGATCAAGGACTTGTCCTTCCTCCTAAGTTGGCACCTATTCAAGTGGTCATTGTGCCGATATACAAAACCGACGAAGAAAAAGCAAAAATCGATAGTTTTGTCGATGAGTTGATTCGCGAGTTCAAGCAGAAAGATATATCCTACAAGTATGACGACAGGGATACGCAACGTCCGGGATTCAAGTTTGCCGAGTGGGAGCTCAAGGGGGTGCCACTGCGCATTGCTGTTGGTGCTAGAGACCTACAGAATGGAACGGTGGAGTTAGCACGTCGCGATACGCAAACCAAAGAAACCGTTGCGCAGGAAGGGTTGGCTGTCATTATTGAGAATACGCTGGATATTATTCAGGAAAACATCTATCAAAAAGCTTTGCAATACCGTGATTCTCATATCACAGAGGTGGATTCATACGAAGCCTTCAAAGATGTTTTGGAAAATAAAGGTGGATTCATTTCTTGCCATTGGGATGGCACGGTAGAGACGGAGAAGCGTGTAAAAGAGGAAACCAAGGCAACGATTCGTTGTATTCCGTTGGATGCGCAGCAGGAAGATGGAGTATGTATCTTTACCGGCAAGCCTTCAACGCAGCGCGTATTGTTCGCGAAAGCCTATTAA
- a CDS encoding beta-L-arabinofuranosidase domain-containing protein, translating to MNYLFMKGFNEISCFLVTAALLTVSAGAVRAQSGDQILDGIGETGMIARYVFDGDLKDWSRNNLHGKLAAGQPSFVQDEQFGKVLSLAGGQTDYVLLPPEALTDLESLSITGWVNLRVDKKGQYFFDFGQSASKHFFATPLGSASQAGYQAVVSASDQRIYSAVAPAVSINKWVHLTIVIDIPSKAIQTYIDGKQVAEAKNASLELADVFGQSGAKRQLFIGRSLTAGDQTLAGLLHDFRIYRVPLTRKQIAGIYYNSLKDLHEDTAHMGKTEDDLPTFPITKAQLYNAYLQEVADVSVETNVGELPRLPSYVQGSYRDGMVGPKVRVIWPSPTDNNEVLSAGRYTVVGRVPGTDLKPKAIVTVRGSSKSTTPISKLASFQLDQVSLDNDMHDHDTKFIENRDKFVLTLAKTDPNSFLYMFRHAFGQPQPQGASPLGVWDSQDTKLRGHATGHYLTAIAQAYASTGYDKTLQANFAQKMEYMVNTLFELSQLAGKPQQAGGAAVADPTAVPFGPGKTEYDSDLSQEGIRNDYWNWGEGFISAYPPDQFIMLEQGAKYGGQKNQVWAPYYTLHKILAGLIDIYEVSGNKKALDVATGMGDWVYARLSKVPTENLIKMWNTYIAGEFGGMNESMARLYAITKEENYLKTAQLFDNIKMFYGDADHSHGLAKNVDTFRGLHANQHIPQIVGSMEMYRVSNNPDYYKVADNFWYKAVNDYMYSIGGVAGARNPANAECFISQPATLYENGFSVGGQNETCATYNMLKLTSNLFLFDQRTELMDYYERGLYNHILASVAKDSPANTYHVPLRPGAIKQFGNPHMTGFTCCNGTAIESSTKLQNAIYFKSRDNKALYLNLYIPSTLDWAERGVSIKQTTDFPKADETRLTIKGSGKFDVHVRVPAWATKGFSVTINGKVQQVAAVPGSYLKISRKWKDGDVLDLKMPFQFHLDPVMDQPNIASLFYGPILLAAQEPEARKDWRKVTFDAQDIGKAIQGDPTKLEFSIDDVVYKPFYDTYGRHSVYLDVTLK from the coding sequence GTGAATTATCTATTTATGAAAGGTTTCAATGAAATATCGTGTTTCCTCGTCACAGCTGCCTTATTAACGGTTAGTGCCGGTGCCGTTAGAGCGCAAAGTGGAGATCAAATATTGGACGGCATTGGTGAGACGGGCATGATTGCGCGGTATGTGTTTGACGGTGATCTTAAAGATTGGTCCCGTAATAATCTGCACGGTAAACTGGCTGCTGGACAACCTTCGTTTGTGCAGGATGAGCAATTTGGAAAGGTCTTGTCACTCGCTGGCGGACAAACTGATTACGTGCTGCTACCACCCGAAGCATTGACGGACTTGGAATCGCTTAGTATTACAGGTTGGGTAAACCTGCGCGTCGATAAAAAAGGACAATATTTTTTTGACTTTGGTCAATCGGCATCGAAACACTTCTTTGCAACCCCACTTGGATCTGCCTCGCAGGCCGGATATCAAGCCGTGGTGTCGGCCAGCGACCAGCGCATCTATTCGGCTGTAGCACCTGCTGTAAGTATCAATAAATGGGTGCATTTAACCATTGTAATTGATATTCCTTCGAAAGCTATACAAACTTATATCGATGGAAAGCAGGTCGCTGAAGCGAAGAATGCCTCCTTGGAATTGGCGGATGTATTTGGTCAATCCGGTGCAAAACGCCAACTTTTTATCGGCAGGTCGTTGACAGCAGGCGATCAAACGCTAGCGGGATTGTTGCATGATTTTCGGATCTACCGGGTGCCACTCACACGCAAGCAAATTGCAGGCATCTACTACAATTCCTTGAAGGATCTGCATGAAGATACAGCACACATGGGAAAAACGGAGGATGATCTTCCAACTTTCCCAATAACTAAGGCGCAGTTGTACAACGCCTACCTACAGGAGGTTGCCGATGTGTCCGTAGAAACTAACGTAGGTGAGTTGCCGCGATTACCTAGCTACGTGCAGGGCAGCTACCGCGATGGCATGGTAGGACCGAAGGTGCGGGTAATCTGGCCTTCCCCCACAGACAACAATGAGGTGCTCAGCGCCGGGCGCTACACCGTTGTGGGGCGTGTTCCAGGAACCGATTTGAAGCCAAAGGCTATTGTTACCGTTCGCGGCAGCAGCAAATCGACAACGCCAATCTCCAAGTTAGCCAGCTTTCAGCTCGATCAGGTATCGTTGGACAACGATATGCACGATCACGATACGAAGTTTATTGAAAACCGTGATAAGTTCGTGCTTACCTTAGCGAAAACTGATCCTAATTCCTTTTTGTACATGTTTAGGCATGCTTTTGGTCAACCACAGCCGCAAGGTGCATCGCCTCTAGGCGTATGGGATAGCCAAGATACTAAACTACGCGGCCACGCTACAGGGCATTACCTAACGGCTATCGCGCAGGCTTATGCTAGTACTGGCTATGATAAAACCTTGCAGGCCAATTTTGCTCAGAAAATGGAGTATATGGTGAATACGCTTTTTGAGCTATCTCAGTTGGCAGGCAAACCACAGCAGGCTGGCGGCGCTGCTGTTGCCGATCCTACGGCGGTTCCTTTTGGCCCTGGAAAAACGGAGTACGATTCGGATCTCAGCCAAGAAGGCATCCGTAACGATTACTGGAATTGGGGTGAAGGGTTTATCAGTGCCTATCCACCAGATCAGTTTATCATGTTGGAGCAAGGAGCTAAATATGGCGGACAGAAAAACCAAGTGTGGGCACCATATTACACCCTGCACAAAATTTTAGCCGGTTTGATTGATATTTATGAGGTTAGTGGAAACAAGAAAGCGTTAGATGTAGCGACGGGGATGGGCGACTGGGTTTATGCGCGCTTGAGTAAAGTGCCTACTGAAAACCTCATTAAGATGTGGAACACCTACATTGCAGGCGAATTTGGCGGAATGAATGAATCCATGGCTCGCCTTTACGCCATCACCAAAGAGGAGAACTACCTGAAGACCGCCCAATTGTTTGATAATATCAAAATGTTCTATGGTGATGCTGATCACTCGCACGGACTGGCCAAGAATGTGGACACATTTCGAGGCTTACATGCCAATCAGCATATTCCACAGATAGTAGGTAGTATGGAGATGTACCGTGTGTCTAACAACCCCGATTATTATAAAGTGGCCGATAACTTTTGGTACAAAGCGGTTAACGACTACATGTACAGCATCGGTGGTGTTGCTGGTGCACGCAATCCCGCTAATGCGGAATGCTTCATCAGCCAGCCTGCCACTTTGTATGAGAATGGTTTTTCTGTGGGAGGTCAAAATGAAACTTGTGCCACTTACAATATGTTGAAATTAACCAGTAACCTGTTTCTTTTTGACCAACGTACAGAATTGATGGACTACTACGAACGCGGGTTGTATAATCATATTTTGGCATCTGTAGCTAAAGATAGCCCGGCAAACACCTATCATGTTCCACTTCGCCCTGGGGCAATCAAGCAATTTGGAAATCCGCACATGACTGGTTTTACTTGCTGTAACGGTACGGCTATTGAAAGCAGTACGAAGCTTCAAAATGCTATTTACTTTAAGAGCAGAGACAATAAGGCTTTATACTTGAATCTCTATATTCCATCCACATTAGATTGGGCTGAACGTGGTGTCAGCATAAAACAGACAACAGATTTTCCGAAAGCCGACGAAACCCGATTAACCATTAAAGGAAGCGGCAAGTTTGATGTGCATGTACGTGTGCCGGCTTGGGCCACCAAGGGTTTCTCGGTTACCATCAATGGTAAAGTACAGCAAGTAGCCGCTGTACCGGGAAGCTACTTAAAGATCAGTCGTAAATGGAAAGATGGAGATGTGCTCGACTTGAAGATGCCTTTTCAGTTTCATCTAGATCCGGTGATGGATCAGCCTAACATTGCAAGTTTATTCTACGGCCCGATATTGCTTGCGGCGCAAGAGCCCGAGGCGCGCAAAGACTGGCGCAAGGTTACCTTCGATGCCCAAGATATTGGAAAAGCGATACAGGGTGACCCTACAAAATTGGAGTTTAGCATAGATGATGTTGTCTACAAGCCTTTCTACGATACCTACGGGCGCCACTCCGTGTATCTTGACGTAACGTTGAAGTAA
- a CDS encoding sensor histidine kinase yields the protein MNGDLMLGKLFKYYYLHIIIWFLLLLFPFFSYVYEPDKIKTFDPYFAITHVLNIAFLASTFYLLIRFAAPRYFFRNRYKFVLFIALGWAAYIVLNYLIVYFSPSGEFHRVNKEDVFFWRIFVGPSIIFLLCTVVGNMLFFYNEQARQKELNKLIELEKTTAELNLLKLQISPHFLFNTLNNIRWQVRKAPQESEESIVKLSEILRYIIYEVENNRVTLRQETEHLRNFIELQMLRLPVSGRVALEVDDSLKNSLIHPLLFIHFVENAFKYGIDSKTSPDIQFDFKPIAGGIQFRSRNRILLPGKNLSNEGIGLSNIKRRLALLYPQRHELRIKQDAGYFEVILQLFIDED from the coding sequence ATGAATGGAGACCTTATGCTAGGAAAACTCTTTAAATACTACTATCTGCATATCATTATATGGTTTTTACTGTTGTTATTTCCATTCTTTTCCTATGTGTATGAGCCGGATAAGATCAAAACATTTGATCCCTATTTTGCAATTACCCATGTATTGAATATCGCTTTTCTAGCTTCAACCTTCTATTTACTCATCCGCTTTGCTGCACCGAGGTATTTTTTTCGAAATCGATACAAGTTCGTGCTTTTTATAGCCTTAGGCTGGGCAGCCTATATCGTGTTGAACTACCTCATTGTGTATTTTAGTCCGAGCGGCGAATTTCATCGGGTTAATAAGGAAGACGTTTTCTTTTGGCGGATTTTCGTTGGCCCCAGCATTATCTTTTTACTGTGTACGGTGGTAGGCAATATGCTTTTCTTTTACAATGAGCAGGCTCGGCAGAAAGAGCTAAACAAATTGATTGAACTCGAGAAGACAACAGCCGAGCTCAATCTGCTCAAATTGCAAATTAGTCCACATTTCCTTTTCAATACGCTTAATAATATCCGTTGGCAGGTGCGTAAGGCGCCGCAAGAGTCGGAAGAGTCTATCGTGAAGCTCTCCGAAATTTTGCGATACATTATCTATGAAGTTGAAAACAATCGGGTTACTTTACGGCAAGAAACCGAGCATTTACGCAACTTTATTGAGCTGCAGATGCTTCGCCTGCCGGTATCAGGTAGGGTTGCTCTAGAAGTGGATGACAGTTTGAAGAATAGCCTTATCCATCCCTTGCTCTTTATACATTTTGTGGAGAATGCTTTCAAATACGGTATCGATAGCAAGACGTCTCCAGATATACAGTTTGATTTTAAACCCATAGCCGGTGGCATACAATTTCGGTCGCGCAATCGTATTCTATTACCGGGGAAAAACCTGTCCAACGAGGGCATCGGCCTCAGCAACATTAAGCGCAGGCTAGCCTTGCTCTACCCGCAGCGGCACGAGCTACGGATCAAACAAGATGCGGGATATTTTGAAGTCATTTTGCAATTGTTTATCGATGAAGATTAA
- a CDS encoding NfeD family protein translates to MNKITKSFLAFLFPFFVFLGSSDAQTVYKVDIKDEIGPNAWRTVDLAYKQAQAIGASTFLIELNTFGGAVNFADSIRSKLLNSEMKTMVYINNNAASAGALISLAADDIYMHRGGSLGAASVVNQDGEIMPEKYQSYMRGLMRATAEAKGRNPKIAEAFVDAEVSIPDLKPDGKLLTLTAAEAVKAGLVKAEIANINELYQQAQIKPAEVVQHKVTLIDQLVSFLINPMVSGLLILGIIGGIYFELQTPGIGFALVVALLSASLFFAPLYIQGLADNWEIAIFVLGVILLALEVFVIPGFGVAGILGIIFVLCGLAFSMVDNDFLDFKLTQPGLLVNSFLIVTGAMVLTIVLMVIFGRNILRSSAFRVLVLADEQQADQGYVSSPQKANLIHKNAIARTVLRPAGKIEIDGVWYDAVALDGFIDAGEEVYVEKHENYNLFVRKLSLKPLMKDEDGAQA, encoded by the coding sequence ATGAACAAAATTACAAAATCCTTTTTGGCTTTCCTCTTTCCGTTTTTTGTATTCTTGGGTTCTTCCGATGCACAGACTGTTTACAAAGTAGATATCAAAGATGAAATAGGACCGAATGCTTGGCGTACGGTAGACTTAGCATATAAACAAGCGCAAGCAATTGGTGCATCCACCTTCCTAATTGAGCTTAATACCTTTGGCGGCGCCGTCAATTTTGCGGATTCAATACGTTCCAAATTGTTAAACTCGGAGATGAAAACCATGGTGTATATCAACAATAATGCTGCGTCTGCAGGTGCGTTGATCTCTTTGGCAGCAGATGATATCTACATGCATCGCGGCGGTAGCTTGGGTGCAGCGAGTGTCGTTAATCAGGATGGTGAGATTATGCCTGAAAAGTATCAATCGTACATGCGCGGACTAATGCGCGCGACGGCAGAAGCCAAGGGGAGAAATCCTAAGATAGCTGAAGCTTTCGTAGATGCTGAGGTCTCCATTCCCGATCTTAAACCTGATGGTAAATTGCTTACTTTAACCGCGGCAGAAGCGGTCAAAGCCGGCTTGGTGAAAGCCGAGATTGCAAATATCAATGAATTGTACCAGCAGGCGCAGATAAAGCCGGCAGAGGTTGTACAACATAAGGTAACGCTGATCGATCAGCTCGTTTCTTTTTTGATCAATCCAATGGTTAGTGGTTTGTTGATACTGGGTATCATCGGCGGTATTTACTTCGAGTTACAAACGCCGGGTATCGGTTTTGCTTTGGTTGTTGCCCTGCTATCTGCTTCCTTGTTTTTTGCGCCCCTGTACATTCAAGGGCTTGCAGATAATTGGGAGATAGCCATTTTTGTACTAGGCGTTATTCTGCTGGCGCTGGAGGTTTTTGTGATTCCAGGTTTTGGCGTGGCTGGCATCCTAGGGATCATCTTTGTGCTTTGTGGCTTGGCTTTCTCCATGGTGGATAACGACTTTCTCGACTTTAAACTTACGCAGCCGGGTCTATTGGTGAATTCCTTTCTTATTGTAACAGGAGCCATGGTCCTGACCATTGTGTTGATGGTTATTTTTGGGCGCAATATCTTGCGATCTTCTGCCTTTCGAGTTTTGGTGCTTGCTGATGAGCAGCAAGCCGATCAAGGATATGTATCATCTCCTCAAAAAGCCAACCTAATCCATAAAAATGCAATCGCTCGTACCGTATTGCGTCCCGCAGGAAAGATTGAAATCGACGGCGTGTGGTATGATGCAGTAGCTTTGGATGGTTTTATTGATGCAGGAGAGGAGGTTTACGTAGAGAAGCACGAGAACTATAACCTATTTGTCCGCAAGCTAAGCTTAAAACCTTTGATGAAAGACGAGGACGGTGCACAGGCATAG
- a CDS encoding NAD-dependent epimerase/dehydratase family protein yields the protein MKILILGCGWIGEALANRLMSEGHEVYATTTNSEKYQRLQAAGIFAIKANFDEPIDQSDFPSHIDFVLNSLPAVKRLDWSVLTARFEAARALLKQLVYRKHIFLSSVGVYPDRDGDFTEETILDARDNKLLAAEVCMQGLPHTIVYRLGGLFGGQRIFAKYFQDKVCTTGAQCTNFIHQTDVLNLIQLGFLNQLSGSCYNLVTPESSSKKEVILASAAKYGFRPPVAFDDQECFQKHVSSHKIRQVLDYTFVYPSPLDF from the coding sequence TTGAAAATCTTAATATTGGGTTGTGGATGGATTGGCGAAGCTTTGGCCAATAGACTGATGTCGGAAGGACATGAGGTGTATGCCACAACGACCAATTCCGAAAAATACCAGCGGTTGCAAGCCGCTGGTATTTTTGCTATCAAGGCTAACTTTGATGAACCTATCGATCAATCTGATTTCCCTTCGCACATCGACTTTGTATTGAATAGCCTTCCGGCGGTAAAGCGTCTCGATTGGTCAGTGCTTACAGCTCGATTTGAGGCTGCAAGGGCGTTATTGAAACAGTTGGTCTACCGAAAGCACATCTTTTTGAGTTCTGTTGGTGTGTATCCCGATAGAGATGGCGATTTTACGGAGGAAACGATCCTCGATGCGCGAGACAATAAGTTGCTCGCTGCTGAAGTGTGTATGCAGGGGCTGCCCCATACCATTGTTTATCGTTTAGGCGGTTTGTTTGGAGGACAACGCATCTTTGCCAAATATTTTCAGGATAAAGTTTGCACAACGGGTGCGCAGTGCACAAATTTTATTCATCAAACCGATGTACTTAACTTAATACAGCTAGGTTTTCTAAATCAGTTGTCGGGCTCCTGCTACAATCTTGTTACACCGGAGTCCTCCAGCAAAAAAGAGGTGATCTTGGCTTCTGCAGCGAAGTACGGATTCCGTCCACCGGTAGCCTTTGATGATCAAGAATGCTTTCAGAAACATGTTTCTAGCCATAAGATCCGCCAAGTTCTTGACTATACCTTCGTTTATCCTTCACCGCTAGATTTCTGA
- a CDS encoding nuclear transport factor 2 family protein, producing MKKTLTTIAAAFMLFVSLNSFATVIANPLKDVTSTTVINTYLEATTLGSVALNKFLFAEDFEYRNTANGDKFSKKEYSNFLKKHKGVQFDCKTSYEILDQSGQACVAKATMVFENFTRVDYITLNQTEEGWKVSKVVTSYPAQ from the coding sequence ATGAAAAAGACATTAACAACAATCGCCGCAGCATTTATGCTTTTTGTTTCCCTCAACTCATTCGCCACCGTGATTGCCAATCCCTTGAAAGATGTGACATCGACCACGGTCATCAACACTTATCTAGAAGCGACTACCCTAGGTAGCGTAGCATTGAACAAATTTTTGTTTGCCGAGGATTTTGAATACCGCAACACGGCCAACGGTGATAAGTTTAGCAAAAAAGAATACAGCAACTTCTTGAAGAAGCACAAAGGTGTTCAATTCGACTGTAAAACAAGCTACGAAATTTTGGATCAGAGTGGACAAGCATGCGTTGCAAAAGCAACGATGGTTTTTGAAAACTTCACCCGTGTAGACTATATTACACTTAACCAAACTGAAGAAGGATGGAAAGTCAGCAAAGTGGTAACAAGTTATCCAGCACAATAA
- a CDS encoding OmpP1/FadL family transporter, which translates to MKLKNILFTSLFISSLGINVHAQTVDDALIFSQEHNSGTARFKGLGNAKTALGGDISSITGNPAGLGFFGQSDISITAGYNNARNQGSFFGSNATRNKGRFNIDNAGAVFHFPKNEGYQGWQNFNIGINYENTNTFNNNVRYEGVNPNNTIVSAYTDEIQANGSAGFANDLRDMKLIERFSGNNAGYFPITNETGDKTQISDVLTSGFSSRSAIAFGGNYNNKFYIGGTIGVSRFRYENSSQFSEYGWTKNAAAISPDNPDSDFLDPSNEDNNYLVANYELLDDYYQVTEGAGFDFKIGAIYKPSVDWNLGATITSPTWYTIDDYNDSYIGVDYFDNEDATTSFDSRNVEYQNPTYTYRQITPWKFALGVSKFFGRGLVTADAEYIDYSTIKRRTIQGRNTVQEGIWDDAVKDAYQSVVNFRIGGEYLFTNAISGRAGFNYFGNPYRDADNTQYSGSLGLGAKLSNTLYLDLAVVHLVNDYKVRPYSIDENFWKTPNPTADIKHQRTTAVLTFGAKF; encoded by the coding sequence ATGAAACTAAAAAACATACTCTTCACCTCCTTATTTATATCATCTCTAGGTATCAACGTACATGCACAAACTGTTGACGATGCATTGATATTTTCGCAGGAACACAATAGTGGTACAGCACGTTTCAAAGGTCTAGGTAACGCTAAAACGGCGCTAGGCGGCGACATCAGCTCTATCACAGGAAACCCAGCAGGTCTTGGTTTTTTTGGACAGTCGGATATATCCATTACTGCAGGATACAACAACGCTCGTAACCAAGGTAGTTTTTTCGGGTCAAATGCAACGCGTAATAAAGGGCGCTTTAATATTGACAATGCCGGTGCTGTATTTCATTTCCCGAAAAACGAGGGATATCAGGGTTGGCAAAACTTCAATATCGGGATCAATTACGAAAACACAAACACTTTCAACAACAACGTAAGATACGAAGGTGTGAACCCGAACAACACCATCGTAAGCGCTTATACGGATGAGATTCAGGCTAACGGTAGCGCTGGTTTTGCAAATGATCTGCGCGACATGAAGCTTATCGAACGATTTTCAGGCAACAATGCCGGCTATTTTCCGATAACCAATGAGACCGGTGACAAAACACAAATTAGTGATGTGCTTACCAGCGGTTTCAGTTCAAGAAGCGCTATTGCTTTTGGCGGTAATTACAACAACAAATTTTATATCGGTGGTACCATCGGCGTATCGAGATTTCGTTATGAAAACTCGTCGCAGTTTTCGGAATATGGATGGACGAAAAATGCTGCCGCAATATCGCCAGACAATCCTGATTCCGACTTTCTCGACCCTTCAAATGAAGACAACAACTACTTGGTTGCCAATTATGAGCTCTTAGACGACTATTATCAAGTGACGGAGGGAGCCGGTTTTGATTTCAAAATCGGTGCTATTTACAAGCCATCCGTCGACTGGAACCTTGGTGCAACTATTACCTCTCCGACATGGTATACGATTGACGACTACAACGACAGCTATATTGGTGTCGACTACTTTGATAACGAAGATGCGACTACTTCCTTTGATTCACGCAATGTGGAGTATCAAAACCCCACCTACACGTATAGACAGATCACACCATGGAAGTTTGCCCTAGGCGTTTCTAAGTTCTTTGGTCGTGGGTTAGTCACAGCTGACGCTGAATACATTGACTACAGCACCATTAAACGCCGAACAATACAAGGCCGCAACACCGTTCAAGAAGGCATTTGGGACGACGCTGTTAAGGATGCTTACCAAAGTGTGGTAAACTTCCGCATAGGGGGAGAATATCTATTTACCAATGCCATCAGTGGTCGTGCAGGTTTCAACTATTTCGGCAATCCCTACCGCGATGCAGATAATACACAGTATAGTGGTAGCTTAGGTTTGGGAGCTAAACTTTCAAATACACTCTATTTAGATCTAGCAGTTGTACATTTAGTCAATGACTACAAAGTAAGGCCTTATTCTATCGACGAAAATTTTTGGAAGACCCCCAACCCTACTGCAGATATAAAACACCAGCGTACAACGGCGGTATTAACCTTTGGCGCGAAATTTTAA